A window of Terriglobus sp. RCC_193 contains these coding sequences:
- a CDS encoding sugar phosphate isomerase/epimerase family protein, whose amino-acid sequence MKRSISTHVFLQQRLHAGLLDAMVAAGAQSIELFAARHHFDYTDRNEVKELAKWFRSHDCRATLHQPIFESRASDWSRHVPATINLIDVEKSRRIDAMDEVKRALEAAEQIDIDSIVLHLGTANDTWSERSLDLSMTAVEHIKAFAHPLGVKTLVETLHNDVTTPEHLKDMLRIAHLDTVQVCLDIGHVNLHDMGGVENAFAVLGDRIRELHLHDNHGEKDEHLWPGEGTVDWNAVRRGIAALKHEPVGTLEIAYEPEIDAKSMSAKAAKVFAMLEEPVRG is encoded by the coding sequence ATGAAGCGGTCCATTAGTACGCATGTTTTTCTGCAACAACGGCTGCACGCGGGTCTGCTGGATGCAATGGTGGCGGCGGGTGCGCAGTCGATTGAGTTGTTTGCGGCTCGGCACCACTTTGATTACACCGATCGCAATGAAGTGAAGGAACTGGCGAAGTGGTTCCGCAGCCATGATTGTCGCGCAACTCTGCACCAGCCAATTTTCGAATCGCGGGCTTCTGACTGGAGCCGCCATGTTCCGGCGACCATCAATCTGATTGATGTGGAGAAGTCGCGCCGCATTGATGCGATGGATGAGGTGAAGCGCGCGCTGGAAGCAGCAGAGCAGATCGACATTGACAGCATTGTGCTGCACCTGGGCACGGCGAATGACACATGGAGCGAACGCTCGCTGGACCTGTCGATGACGGCAGTGGAACACATTAAGGCATTTGCGCATCCGCTGGGCGTGAAGACGCTGGTGGAGACGCTGCACAATGATGTGACCACGCCGGAACACCTGAAGGACATGCTGCGCATTGCGCATCTGGATACGGTGCAGGTGTGCCTGGATATTGGGCATGTGAATCTGCATGACATGGGCGGTGTGGAGAACGCATTTGCCGTGTTGGGCGATCGAATTCGTGAGTTGCACCTGCATGACAATCATGGCGAGAAGGATGAACACCTGTGGCCGGGTGAAGGCACGGTGGATTGGAATGCTGTGCGTCGCGGGATTGCTGCGCTGAAGCATGAGCCAGTGGGGACGCTGGAGATTGCGTACGAGCCGGAGATCGATGCGAAGTCGATGAGTGCGAAGGCGGCGAAGGTGTTTGCGATGCTGGAAGAGCCTGTGCGGGGTTGA
- a CDS encoding cupin domain-containing protein: protein MLKVIAADDAKMTAPEPGLRRQVMASTDPMMLVRHRMEAGWVGAAHSHPHEQLIYVLSGEIALVVDGSTYTLRAGDSVMVPGDVVHQASAAVESEVLDVFTPAREEYR, encoded by the coding sequence ATGTTGAAAGTGATTGCTGCGGACGATGCGAAGATGACCGCGCCTGAGCCGGGTTTGCGACGGCAGGTGATGGCTTCGACCGACCCGATGATGTTGGTGCGGCATCGCATGGAGGCTGGTTGGGTGGGCGCTGCTCATTCGCATCCGCATGAGCAGTTGATCTATGTGTTGAGCGGTGAGATTGCGCTGGTCGTCGATGGCTCGACGTATACGCTGCGGGCAGGGGATAGCGTGATGGTGCCCGGGGACGTGGTGCATCAGGCTTCGGCTGCGGTGGAGAGCGAGGTGCTGGATGTGTTCACGCCTGCTCGTGAGGAGTATCGGTAG
- a CDS encoding D-alanine--D-alanine ligase family protein — protein MGKKLRVGVLFGGRSGEHEVSLRSGASILNAIDRSKYEVVPIGIAKTGQWLGVGDSKALLDGVTVPALAGKKSATSKKKVETTGLTLQASAASSTAALDVIFPVLHGTFGEDGTIQGMLELADVAYVGSGVLGSSVGMDKDAMKKMFAAAGLPIVKHVTLLRGEWKASPRKCTKLIEEKLKYPVFVKPANLGSSVGISKVRERKELAKAMDEAAQFDRKIVIEEGVSGNGKLRGKGKARELEIAVLGNDDPIASVVGEIVPDREFYDYESKYDSTSTSEPVIPAKITKAQAKQLRQMAIDAFKSCDCSGLARVDFLLEAADPASKNPPKIYLNEVNTMPGFTSISMYPKLWEATGVSYVELIDRLIALGVERHDERKATSFTK, from the coding sequence ATGGGGAAGAAGCTGCGTGTGGGTGTGTTGTTTGGTGGGAGGTCGGGCGAGCATGAGGTGTCGCTGCGCTCGGGCGCTTCCATTCTGAATGCCATTGATCGCAGCAAGTACGAAGTGGTGCCGATTGGCATTGCCAAGACGGGGCAGTGGCTGGGCGTGGGGGATTCGAAGGCGCTGCTGGATGGTGTGACCGTGCCTGCGCTGGCGGGGAAGAAGTCCGCTACCTCGAAGAAGAAGGTGGAGACTACGGGGCTTACGTTGCAGGCGTCTGCTGCGAGCTCGACTGCTGCGCTGGATGTGATTTTTCCTGTGCTGCATGGCACGTTTGGCGAGGACGGTACGATCCAGGGGATGCTGGAACTGGCAGACGTCGCCTATGTTGGTTCGGGTGTGCTGGGTTCTTCGGTGGGCATGGACAAGGATGCCATGAAGAAGATGTTTGCCGCGGCGGGCCTGCCCATTGTGAAGCATGTGACGCTGCTGCGAGGCGAGTGGAAGGCGAGTCCGCGCAAGTGTACGAAGCTGATTGAAGAGAAGCTGAAGTACCCGGTGTTTGTGAAGCCTGCGAACCTGGGTTCGTCGGTCGGCATCAGCAAGGTGCGCGAACGCAAGGAGCTGGCGAAGGCGATGGATGAGGCTGCGCAGTTCGATCGCAAGATTGTGATTGAAGAGGGCGTGAGCGGTAATGGCAAATTGAGGGGCAAGGGCAAGGCGCGCGAGCTGGAGATTGCGGTGCTGGGTAATGACGATCCTATTGCGAGTGTGGTGGGCGAGATTGTGCCGGATCGTGAGTTTTATGACTACGAAAGCAAGTACGACAGCACCAGCACGAGTGAGCCGGTGATCCCCGCGAAGATCACGAAGGCTCAGGCGAAGCAGTTGCGGCAGATGGCGATTGATGCTTTCAAGTCGTGCGATTGCAGTGGGCTGGCGCGTGTGGATTTTCTGTTGGAAGCGGCTGATCCTGCCAGCAAGAACCCGCCGAAGATTTATCTCAACGAAGTGAACACGATGCCCGGGTTTACGTCGATCAGCATGTATCCCAAACTGTGGGAGGCTACGGGTGTTTCGTATGTCGAGTTGATTGATCGGCTGATTGCGCTGGGTGTGGAGCGGCACGACGAACGCAAGGCTACGAGCTTTACGAAGTGA
- a CDS encoding Gfo/Idh/MocA family protein: MSHTETKKSAPTRRDFIAGSAAAAAVAAWSAKSYAAIPGANDRVRTAIVGAGDRMKGALIPAFAANQKAMNFEFVAVADLWSRRREEAVAYVEKKAGAKIETCRNTDELYARKDVDAVLIATADFQHAIMGAAAVNAGRDAYVEKPTADRMEDARLFRDAVHKTGKIVQVGTQRRSTPSYMRAYDYIRSGKFGEINMVEMTWNVNQPGRWRRPDVVPLLKEEDTDWKRYLLNRPYEPFNARKYLEFRLFYPFSSGIPDQWLVHQIDTVHWFTGYPHPRSVVANGGIYQWQDGRTNWDTLTAVFDYGPLDDPKKGFQVLYSSRQTNSAGGVKEIYYSNGGSLNMDTQKVTAEGGLTAKAAAEMKMKPNLLEDFSLGATEAVSNEANTGSDPMTVANMRNWMECVRSRKTPNASIEAGYSHSIALCMCIAAMRTGKKVTFDTAKQQVLAGGQPYV, from the coding sequence ATGAGCCACACGGAAACCAAGAAGAGTGCGCCGACCCGCCGGGATTTTATCGCCGGTAGCGCGGCTGCGGCTGCGGTTGCAGCCTGGAGCGCGAAGAGCTATGCCGCTATTCCGGGCGCGAATGACCGTGTTCGCACGGCGATCGTCGGCGCGGGCGACCGTATGAAGGGCGCCCTGATTCCTGCGTTTGCCGCGAATCAGAAAGCGATGAATTTCGAGTTTGTTGCTGTGGCCGACCTGTGGAGCCGTCGTCGGGAAGAAGCCGTGGCGTATGTGGAGAAGAAGGCAGGGGCGAAGATCGAAACGTGCCGCAACACGGACGAACTGTATGCGCGCAAGGATGTGGATGCCGTTCTGATTGCGACTGCGGATTTTCAGCACGCGATTATGGGTGCGGCGGCTGTGAACGCTGGTCGTGATGCTTATGTGGAGAAACCGACGGCAGACCGCATGGAAGATGCGCGCCTGTTTCGCGATGCCGTGCATAAGACGGGCAAGATTGTGCAGGTGGGAACGCAGCGCCGCTCCACGCCGAGCTACATGCGTGCGTATGACTACATTCGCAGTGGCAAGTTTGGCGAGATCAACATGGTGGAGATGACCTGGAATGTGAACCAGCCCGGGCGCTGGCGCAGGCCGGATGTGGTGCCGCTGTTGAAGGAAGAGGACACGGACTGGAAGCGCTACCTGCTGAATCGTCCGTATGAGCCGTTCAATGCGCGCAAGTACCTGGAGTTCCGCTTGTTCTATCCGTTCTCGTCGGGCATTCCTGACCAGTGGCTGGTGCACCAGATTGATACGGTGCACTGGTTCACGGGCTATCCGCATCCGCGTTCCGTGGTGGCGAATGGTGGCATTTACCAGTGGCAGGACGGACGCACGAACTGGGATACGTTGACGGCAGTGTTTGATTACGGCCCGCTGGATGATCCGAAGAAGGGCTTCCAGGTGCTGTATTCGTCGCGTCAGACGAACTCGGCTGGCGGCGTGAAGGAGATTTACTACTCCAACGGCGGTTCGCTGAACATGGACACGCAGAAGGTGACGGCTGAGGGTGGCCTGACGGCGAAGGCTGCTGCTGAGATGAAGATGAAGCCGAATCTGCTGGAGGACTTTTCGCTGGGCGCAACGGAGGCGGTTTCGAACGAAGCCAACACCGGCAGCGATCCGATGACGGTGGCGAACATGCGCAACTGGATGGAGTGTGTCCGCAGCCGTAAGACGCCGAATGCCAGCATTGAAGCGGGTTACTCGCACTCGATTGCGCTGTGCATGTGCATTGCGGCCATGCGCACGGGCAAGAAGGTGACGTTTGATACTGCGAAGCAGCAGGTGCTGGCAGGTGGACAGCCGTATGTATAA
- a CDS encoding SDR family oxidoreductase, protein MIAITGATGQLGTLVVEALLQKVPANQIVAAVRSTSKAKTFADKGVQVREADYSRPETLAAAFAGVTKLLLISGSELGQRVPQHQAVIDAAKRAGVGLVAYTSLLHADTGGLLLAAEHLATEKYLQASGVPFALLRNGWYTENLTPGIGPALQQGAFIGATKNGRIAAATRAEYAAAAVAVLTGEGHENKVYELAGDTAFTRAEFAAEVSKQTGKPVGYHDLPQQEYEKILATFVPPALATILADAEAKAANGALDDHSHTLSRLIGHPTAPFADAIAEALKAS, encoded by the coding sequence ATGATCGCGATTACCGGAGCTACCGGCCAGCTTGGAACACTTGTTGTTGAAGCTCTACTTCAGAAAGTCCCCGCAAACCAGATCGTCGCTGCCGTCCGCTCGACATCCAAAGCCAAAACATTCGCGGACAAGGGCGTGCAGGTCCGCGAAGCCGACTACTCCCGCCCGGAAACCCTCGCCGCAGCCTTTGCTGGCGTGACAAAACTTCTGCTCATCTCCGGCAGTGAACTCGGCCAGCGCGTGCCCCAGCATCAAGCGGTGATCGACGCAGCAAAGCGCGCCGGAGTGGGTCTGGTGGCGTACACAAGCCTTCTGCATGCTGACACTGGTGGCCTTCTGCTCGCCGCGGAACATCTGGCCACGGAGAAGTATCTTCAGGCCAGCGGCGTCCCCTTCGCGCTCCTGCGCAACGGCTGGTACACGGAAAACCTTACCCCCGGCATCGGCCCCGCCCTCCAGCAGGGAGCATTCATCGGAGCCACAAAAAATGGCCGCATCGCCGCCGCCACCCGTGCAGAATACGCCGCAGCAGCCGTGGCCGTACTTACCGGCGAAGGCCATGAGAACAAGGTGTATGAACTTGCAGGCGACACAGCATTTACCCGTGCCGAGTTCGCCGCAGAGGTCAGCAAACAAACCGGCAAGCCTGTCGGCTATCACGACCTGCCGCAGCAGGAGTATGAAAAGATCCTCGCCACCTTCGTACCGCCCGCTCTCGCAACGATCCTGGCAGACGCCGAAGCAAAAGCCGCAAACGGAGCCTTGGACGACCACTCGCACACGCTAAGCCGCCTCATCGGCCACCCCACAGCACCCTTCGCGGACGCAATCGCCGAGGCACTGAAAGCATCCTGA
- a CDS encoding PmoA family protein — protein sequence MYKFVALAMLSTMFLSGVAAAEVKVDVHEAQRRVDVTVDGKPFTSYLWPTSLKKPVLYPLVLSDGVTVTRGFPLEPRAGERQDHPHHAGLWFNYGNVNGFDFWNNSDAITGDRVQHMGSIRQDKIVSSHSGKDSGDLTTESTWVAANGSPLLRETTTYVFRQNGDVRSIDRITKLTALEKVVFTDDKEGVLGIRVARWLESANEKGGVFVDASGKETKVEGATGAGATGVYLTSEGKQGDDVWSTRGRWCVLNGHDPEGHQAAIAILDHPGNPGYPTYWHARGYGLFAANPLGAHVFDTKAAPMNYTVEKGQATTFRYRVLLSPHTMTAAQVNAAADTFAKVSR from the coding sequence ATGTATAAGTTCGTTGCATTGGCTATGCTCTCGACTATGTTCTTGTCCGGGGTTGCAGCGGCAGAGGTTAAGGTGGACGTTCACGAGGCTCAGCGCCGCGTGGACGTCACTGTGGATGGCAAACCGTTCACTTCGTATCTGTGGCCTACGTCGCTGAAGAAACCAGTGCTGTATCCGCTGGTGTTGAGCGACGGCGTGACGGTGACGCGCGGGTTTCCGCTGGAGCCGCGTGCTGGTGAGCGGCAGGATCATCCGCACCATGCGGGCCTGTGGTTCAACTACGGCAACGTGAATGGCTTCGACTTCTGGAATAACTCCGACGCCATTACGGGCGATCGTGTGCAACATATGGGGTCGATCCGTCAGGACAAGATTGTCTCTTCGCATTCCGGTAAGGACTCGGGCGATCTGACGACGGAGTCGACGTGGGTTGCGGCGAATGGCTCACCGTTGCTGCGCGAAACGACGACCTATGTTTTCCGGCAGAACGGCGATGTGCGATCGATTGATCGCATCACGAAGCTGACGGCGTTGGAGAAGGTTGTGTTCACCGATGACAAGGAAGGCGTGCTGGGGATTCGCGTGGCGCGCTGGCTTGAGTCGGCCAATGAAAAGGGCGGCGTCTTCGTCGATGCTTCCGGTAAAGAGACGAAGGTGGAGGGCGCTACTGGCGCTGGTGCTACCGGTGTCTACCTGACCAGCGAAGGCAAGCAGGGCGATGATGTGTGGAGTACGCGTGGTCGCTGGTGTGTGTTGAACGGGCATGATCCGGAAGGGCACCAGGCTGCGATTGCGATTCTGGATCATCCGGGGAATCCGGGCTATCCCACGTATTGGCATGCTCGCGGGTATGGGTTGTTTGCCGCGAATCCGCTGGGTGCGCATGTCTTCGATACGAAGGCTGCGCCGATGAATTACACCGTGGAGAAGGGGCAGGCGACGACGTTCCGATATCGTGTGTTGCTTTCTCCGCATACGATGACGGCTGCGCAGGTGAATGCGGCCGCGGATACGTTTGCGAAGGTGAGCCGGTAA
- the trmFO gene encoding methylenetetrahydrofolate--tRNA-(uracil(54)-C(5))-methyltransferase (FADH(2)-oxidizing) TrmFO: MKKIKVIGGGLAGPEAALQAARFGCEVTLYEMRPHRSTEAHQTSDFAELVCSNSLKSESENTAPWLLKQEMRLAGSVLLKEADACAVPAGHALAVDRVEFSRRVAERIAAEPRIAVVREEVTSLDETSEDTLTILATGPLTSPALTADLQRLTGTEYLSFYDSIAPVVDATTINMDRVYFKARWDKGSADYINCPFTKEEYDVFYDALIAANEVEAKEWEKLDYFEGCLPIEEIARRGKDTLRFGCMKPVGLRYPGTEITPYAVVQLRQENLRADSYNLVGFQNHIKFGDQQRILRLIPGLENATFLRYGQIHRNTYINSPTLLTESLQLRQHPNIFIAGQLSGVEGYTESIAGGMLAGRFAAAIARGETPASAPRLSAHGSLVHYITHTEAKRFQPANITFDLLMPLEEELRKKIRDKKERHRLQCERGLNAWREWLDTSSLSA, translated from the coding sequence GTGAAGAAAATCAAAGTTATCGGCGGAGGCCTCGCCGGCCCGGAAGCCGCCCTGCAGGCCGCACGTTTCGGCTGCGAAGTCACCCTCTACGAGATGCGCCCGCATCGCTCCACAGAAGCGCACCAGACCAGCGACTTTGCGGAACTCGTCTGCTCCAACTCGCTGAAAAGTGAGAGCGAAAACACCGCGCCCTGGCTTCTCAAACAGGAGATGCGCCTCGCCGGATCGGTGCTCCTGAAGGAAGCGGACGCCTGCGCCGTCCCCGCCGGACACGCACTCGCCGTCGACCGCGTGGAATTCTCCCGCCGTGTCGCCGAACGCATCGCCGCTGAACCACGCATCGCCGTCGTCCGCGAAGAAGTCACCTCGCTCGATGAAACCAGCGAAGACACACTGACCATCCTCGCCACCGGCCCGCTCACCTCGCCCGCGCTTACGGCCGATCTTCAGCGCCTTACCGGCACCGAATACCTGTCCTTCTACGACAGCATCGCGCCCGTCGTCGACGCCACCACCATCAACATGGACCGCGTCTACTTCAAAGCCCGCTGGGACAAGGGTTCCGCAGACTACATCAACTGTCCCTTCACCAAAGAAGAGTACGACGTCTTCTACGACGCGCTCATCGCCGCCAACGAAGTGGAAGCCAAGGAGTGGGAGAAGCTCGATTACTTCGAAGGCTGCCTGCCCATTGAAGAGATCGCCCGCCGTGGCAAGGACACGCTCCGCTTCGGCTGCATGAAGCCCGTAGGCCTGCGCTATCCCGGTACAGAAATCACGCCGTACGCCGTCGTACAACTGCGCCAGGAAAACCTGCGTGCCGACAGCTACAACCTCGTGGGCTTCCAGAACCACATCAAGTTCGGCGACCAGCAACGCATCCTGCGCCTCATCCCCGGCTTGGAAAACGCCACCTTCCTGCGCTACGGCCAGATCCACCGCAACACCTACATCAACTCGCCCACGCTGCTCACAGAGTCGCTGCAACTGCGCCAGCACCCCAACATCTTCATCGCAGGCCAGCTCAGCGGTGTCGAAGGCTACACGGAGTCCATCGCAGGAGGCATGCTCGCAGGCCGCTTCGCCGCAGCCATCGCACGCGGCGAAACACCCGCATCCGCACCACGCCTCAGCGCCCACGGATCGTTAGTTCACTACATTACCCATACCGAGGCGAAGCGCTTCCAACCCGCCAACATCACCTTTGACCTGCTCATGCCGCTCGAAGAAGAACTGCGCAAGAAGATCCGCGACAAGAAAGAACGCCACCGCCTCCAGTGCGAACGAGGCCTGAACGCATGGCGCGAGTGGCTCGATACCTCATCCCTGTCAGCATGA
- the xth gene encoding exodeoxyribonuclease III, with translation MRIASWNVNSIRARMTHAHDFLQAQQPDVLLMQELKTLEFPAMDFKALGYESVAVGQKSYNGVAILSKLPIETVSTKLDGDEEDTHARFIEAILDEPDGKRLRVVCIYLPNGNPVGTEKFLYKLGWMDRLIHQMMRWKDDPIPTIIGGDFNVIPEDMDCDKPANWVRDALFQPEPRDRYRAMQTMGWVDAFRALHPEEAGAYTYWDYFRQAFERNRGIRIDHFLLSPSLRPRLEACVIDKTPRGHEKASDHTPILVTLR, from the coding sequence GTGCGGATTGCAAGCTGGAATGTGAATTCGATTCGTGCGCGGATGACGCATGCGCATGACTTTCTGCAGGCGCAGCAGCCGGATGTGCTGCTGATGCAGGAGCTGAAGACGCTGGAGTTTCCAGCGATGGACTTCAAGGCGCTGGGCTATGAGTCGGTGGCCGTGGGGCAGAAAAGTTATAACGGTGTCGCGATCCTGTCGAAGCTGCCGATTGAGACCGTGAGCACGAAGCTGGATGGCGATGAGGAGGATACGCATGCGCGCTTCATTGAAGCCATCCTGGATGAGCCGGATGGCAAGCGGCTGCGCGTGGTGTGCATCTATCTGCCGAATGGGAATCCGGTGGGTACGGAGAAGTTTCTGTACAAGCTGGGATGGATGGACCGGCTGATCCACCAGATGATGCGTTGGAAGGACGATCCGATTCCGACGATCATTGGCGGCGATTTCAATGTGATTCCGGAAGACATGGATTGCGACAAGCCTGCGAACTGGGTGCGCGATGCGTTGTTTCAGCCGGAGCCGCGTGATCGATATCGCGCGATGCAGACGATGGGTTGGGTGGATGCGTTTCGCGCGCTGCATCCGGAGGAAGCCGGAGCGTATACGTACTGGGATTACTTCCGGCAGGCGTTTGAGCGGAACCGCGGGATTCGGATTGATCACTTTTTGTTGTCGCCTTCGTTGCGGCCGAGGTTGGAGGCTTGTGTGATTGATAAGACTCCGCGGGGGCACGAGAAGGCGAGCGACCATACGCCGATCCTAGTGACTTTGAGGTAG
- a CDS encoding winged helix-turn-helix transcriptional regulator, which yields MAWPKSTKTIRIRRGNLFTADCPTRSILDDVTSRWGSLVLVLLLQEDSYRFSELAYLIGGVSEKMLAQTLRALEQDGFVLRTVHATKPPKVEYSLTELGKDIAERMQALTTYIEANIARVMAHRARAEKKTA from the coding sequence ATGGCGTGGCCGAAGAGTACCAAGACAATTCGCATCCGGCGCGGGAACCTGTTTACAGCCGACTGCCCTACGCGCAGCATCCTGGATGACGTGACATCGCGTTGGGGGTCGCTGGTGCTGGTGTTGCTGCTACAGGAAGACAGCTATCGTTTCAGCGAGTTGGCTTACCTGATCGGCGGCGTGAGCGAGAAGATGCTGGCGCAGACACTGCGCGCTCTGGAGCAGGATGGGTTTGTGCTGCGCACAGTGCATGCGACGAAGCCGCCGAAAGTGGAATACAGTTTGACAGAACTGGGCAAAGATATTGCGGAACGCATGCAGGCGTTGACCACTTACATTGAGGCAAATATCGCTCGCGTGATGGCCCATCGGGCGAGGGCTGAAAAGAAGACCGCATAA
- a CDS encoding SGNH/GDSL hydrolase family protein, translating to MSFMRNIALVSATTLLVSTALLAQVAAAPAEAPKPIDAVLVKDPSTLTPNEISGLQKKLADYANLARYASANAALPPAPKDRVVFYGDSITDAWGNGATNKSTFFAGKPYLDRGISGQTTPQMLVRFQQDVVALKPAAVLILAGTNDIAGNTGIESLEHIQDNFRSMAAIADANHIKVILASVLPVDDYPWRRGLQPADKIRAMNTWMQQFCKEHGYTYLDYYSALTSPTGGMKQDLAKDGVHPTPAGYAIMQPLAQAAIDKTIGK from the coding sequence ATGTCGTTCATGCGCAACATTGCTCTCGTTTCCGCGACCACGCTGCTGGTCAGTACGGCTTTGCTGGCCCAGGTTGCGGCTGCACCTGCCGAGGCACCCAAACCGATTGATGCGGTGCTGGTGAAGGATCCTTCGACGCTGACGCCGAATGAGATTTCGGGCCTTCAGAAGAAGCTGGCGGATTATGCCAACCTGGCGCGTTATGCGAGTGCGAATGCTGCACTGCCGCCTGCGCCGAAGGATCGCGTGGTGTTTTATGGCGACAGCATCACGGATGCGTGGGGCAATGGCGCGACGAATAAGTCGACGTTCTTTGCGGGAAAGCCGTATCTGGACCGCGGCATCAGCGGGCAGACGACGCCGCAGATGCTGGTGCGTTTTCAGCAGGATGTGGTGGCTCTGAAGCCTGCTGCAGTGTTGATCCTGGCGGGAACGAATGACATTGCGGGCAATACAGGCATCGAGTCGCTGGAGCACATTCAGGACAACTTCCGTTCGATGGCGGCGATTGCGGATGCGAACCACATCAAGGTGATCCTGGCGAGCGTGCTGCCGGTGGACGACTATCCGTGGCGTCGCGGTTTGCAGCCTGCGGACAAAATCCGCGCAATGAATACGTGGATGCAGCAGTTCTGCAAGGAACATGGGTATACGTATCTGGATTATTATTCTGCGCTGACGTCGCCGACGGGTGGCATGAAGCAGGACCTGGCGAAGGATGGTGTGCACCCCACCCCCGCGGGGTATGCCATTATGCAGCCGCTGGCGCAGGCGGCGATCGACAAGACGATTGGCAAGTAA
- the asnS gene encoding asparagine--tRNA ligase, which translates to MATEISAPLTSIANIGQHEGATVTLRGWLYNLRSSGKLLFPTFRDGTGTIQGIVPKAAVPEELFNTLKELQLESSVVVTGKVRADSRAPSGYELDVEDVKVQQAVSADEPFPITLKEHGPDFLMERRHLWMRTPRQSAILRVRATIMRAAQEFFDTQDFTRTDPPILTPAACEGTSELFEMKYFDEGNAYLTQSGQLYIEATALALGKVYSFGPTFRAEKSKTRRHLTEFWMIEPEVAYADLDDLMKLAEDFLSHIVMRVLEKHRIDLKTITGGDEKAAKLEKIQAPFPKISYDEAHAMLEKAFAEGAIEKPHEYGDDFGAPDETYISNQFDRPVMVHRYPAAVKAFYMQPDPADPTKALCVDVLAPEGYGEIIGGSQRIDSYDLLKERIVSHDLPLEAFEWYLDLRKYGSVPHSGFGMGIERCVAWVCGLEHVRETIPFARTLNRIYP; encoded by the coding sequence ATGGCAACAGAAATTTCCGCACCCCTTACCTCCATTGCGAACATTGGCCAGCACGAAGGCGCAACAGTAACGCTGCGCGGCTGGCTGTATAACCTGCGTTCCAGCGGCAAGCTGCTGTTTCCCACCTTTCGTGATGGCACCGGGACGATCCAGGGCATTGTGCCCAAGGCCGCTGTGCCGGAAGAGTTATTCAACACGCTGAAGGAACTACAACTGGAGAGCAGCGTGGTGGTGACGGGCAAGGTGCGCGCCGATTCGCGTGCTCCTTCTGGCTATGAGCTGGACGTGGAAGACGTGAAGGTGCAGCAGGCGGTGAGCGCCGATGAGCCTTTCCCCATCACGCTGAAAGAGCATGGGCCGGACTTCCTGATGGAACGTCGGCACCTGTGGATGCGGACGCCGCGGCAGTCGGCAATCCTTCGTGTGCGCGCAACGATTATGCGTGCGGCGCAGGAGTTTTTTGATACGCAGGACTTCACGCGGACTGATCCGCCCATTCTGACGCCTGCTGCGTGCGAAGGCACCAGCGAACTCTTCGAGATGAAGTACTTCGACGAGGGAAATGCGTACCTGACGCAGAGCGGCCAGCTCTACATTGAGGCGACGGCGTTGGCGCTGGGCAAGGTGTACAGTTTTGGGCCCACGTTCCGCGCGGAGAAGAGCAAGACGCGTCGTCACCTGACTGAGTTCTGGATGATTGAACCGGAAGTGGCTTACGCGGATCTGGACGATCTGATGAAGCTGGCGGAGGACTTTCTTTCGCACATTGTGATGCGTGTGCTGGAGAAGCATCGCATTGACCTGAAGACGATTACAGGCGGCGATGAGAAGGCGGCGAAGCTGGAGAAGATTCAGGCGCCGTTCCCGAAGATCAGCTATGACGAAGCACACGCCATGCTGGAGAAGGCGTTTGCCGAGGGTGCGATTGAGAAGCCGCATGAGTATGGCGACGACTTTGGCGCGCCGGACGAAACGTACATCAGCAACCAGTTTGACCGGCCGGTGATGGTGCATCGTTACCCGGCTGCGGTGAAGGCGTTTTACATGCAGCCTGATCCTGCTGATCCGACGAAGGCGCTTTGTGTCGACGTGTTGGCACCGGAGGGTTATGGCGAGATCATTGGCGGGTCGCAACGCATTGACAGCTATGACTTGTTGAAGGAACGTATCGTTTCGCACGACCTGCCGCTGGAAGCTTTCGAGTGGTACCTGGATCTGCGCAAGTATGGCTCGGTGCCACACTCGGGATTCGGGATGGGCATTGAGCGGTGTGTGGCGTGGGTGTGCGGGCTGGAGCATGTGCGCGAGACGATTCCGTTTGCGCGTACGCTGAACCGGATTTATCCGTAA